A window of Megalops cyprinoides isolate fMegCyp1 chromosome 13, fMegCyp1.pri, whole genome shotgun sequence genomic DNA:
GGaagaatgtgagtgtgagaaagagagagacagagagagagagagatagacagacaggTACCTCTCCAGGTAGATTGACAGTCAGTGTGAAGCGTATCGTGAGCGGAATTTGACCGGACTGAGATTGGGCTGTGCATGttattgtgctgttttctgactccggcctgcagggggcagcagaggcaCTCTCTGCGCATATCCCGGCGTGCGCGACTTTGCGAGCGAGGCAGCTGGGAGCAGCAGGAATGCGGGGGCTGATATTACAGCCATCTCCCCACACGATCCACGCCGCCTCATCTTGTTCAACAGCACTTCTCCTCAATGAActttaataaagaaaatatgCCCCAGTTCTGTGGGTCTGGACTCCAAATAATGAAACATATCGATTTGAGCATTACATTCTAGTCAATACTCTCCTGAGCTGGAAGCCAGGCAAACATGCTCTGGCAAGGACAGcttgtggagggagagagcgccACCTAAAGGACGCGGCTGGTAAagctgctggagagagggagaaagaaaagcagCAGTCTTGTAATCCTCTTGTCGGCGGGAGATATCTCAGTGcctttatatgtgtgtgtgtgtgggtgcatgcgtgtgtgtgtgtgtgtgtgtgtgtgtgtgtgtgtgtgtgtgtgtgtgtgtgtgtgtgtatgtgactttgtgtgcgtgtgagtgtgtgtgtgtgcgagtgtgtgtgagtatgtgtgtgtgcatgtgtgtatgtgactttgtgagtgtgtgtctgcgagtatgtgagtgagtatgtgtgtgtgcatgtgtgtatgtgactttgtgagtgtgtgtctgcgagtatgtgagtgagtatgtgtgtgtgcatgtgtgtatgtgactttgtgtgagtgagtatgtgtgtgtgcaggtgtgtatgtgactttgtgagtgtgtgtctgcgagtatgtgagtgagtatgtgtgtgtgcatgtgtgtatgtgactttgtgagtgtgtgtctgcgagtatgtgagtgagtatgtgtgtgtgcaggtgtgtatgtgactttgtgtgagtgagtgtgtgtgtgtgtgtgtgtgtatgtgactttgtgtgagtgagtgtgtgtgtgtgtgtgtgtgtatgtgactttgtgagtgtgtgtctgcgagtatgtgagtgagtgtgtgtgtgtgcaggtgtgtatgtgactttgtgtgtgtgctcatgtaaTGTTCTTCTTCTCCTGTGGTGCAGAGGGAAGCAGCTGTCCCTTGGCCTTCAGAGAGGCTGCAGGCTGTTCTGAATGAGCAGAGACTGGGCTTTGTATTCACCTCCATCTCAAGGCCTCCAGGCTGAAGAAAAGCTCTGCTATTGTTCCCCCACCTCCCACTACTACATGTGttcatccaccccccccccacacacactcactcacacactcacacactcacacacacactcacacacacacacactcacacacacactcacacactcacgcacacacacacacactcacacactcacacacactcacacactcacacactcacacactcacacacacacacacacacactcacacactcacacacacacacacacacactcacacacacactcacacactcacacactcactcacacacacacactcacacactcacacactcactcacactcacacactcacacactcactcacacactcacacactcacacacacacacactcacacactcacacactcacacactcacacactcacacacacacacactcacacactcacacactcacacactcacacactcactcacacactcacacactcacacactcacacacacacacacacacacactcacacactcacacactcacacactcacacactcacacactcacacatacactcactcacacactcacacactcacacactcacacactcactcacacactcacacacacacacacacactcacacactcacacactcacacactcacacactcacacatacactcactcacacactcacacactcacacactcacacactcactcacacactcacacacacacacacacactcactcacacactcacacacacacgcatacactcacacacactctctcacacactcacactcacacacacatgcctacTAGTGccgttctgtgtgtgttctctcccctttccccgTGTGTTTCTGTACAGTTTTCATCGGGATGGGAATGTTTGTGTAAGAATTCGCGTGTCACATGGGTCTGTTATTGCTGTTATGTAAATATTGAGAGGTGAAGCTTACATGGTAATTACATGGTAATCTCATCTCAtacatctccaaatggatgacatcccaccacctgaagctgaacctcagtaaaacggatctcctcttcatcccagccggcccttcccccctgcatgacctttccatcaccttcgatggcaccacaataccatcctctcggacagcaaagagcttgggcgtcatcctcgacagcaacctggacttcaaggagtacattgctcgcacgtcacggacctgccgattcctcctccacaacatcaggaggattcgcccgttcctaaccacatacgcgacgcagctccttatccaggccacagttctccctcgactggactactgcaacgctctccttgcaggcctcccagcatgcaccacccaccctctccagctcatccagaatgcagctgcccgactgatcttcaacctgcccaaattctcccatgttactcccctgctgaaatccctccactggcttcctgtcgctgccaggatcagattcaagaccctgaccctcgccttctctgcagtcaacaggacagcccctgcctacctccaagaactcatccagccctacacaccagcccgacccctacgctcagcagcaactggacgccttgctccctgcatggtcaaggcaggaggtgctcgttctgccagacatcggcgtttcgcctacatcgctccccagtggtggaacgaactcccggtctcgctacggacagctccttcaccccagtccttcagacggggcctgaagacgcacctcttcagacgcacctcttcagactctacctggactgacccagcacacaattgctgcccccccccccccccccccactcatcagtgctgtcgtaaattgctgtgctttttaaattgtgcttttaaattttgtctcttgttgccgccttaaccctgacgctcattgtgccgtttgaagttgttgaagtttgccgttcgaaagtatatcgtactagttgccctttaggctgtaattgtaaaaatctgatagtactgcgtcctcaaacagaccttgctctcagctgagaactgtctcattgtggaactgtacacatcctgtccccgtactgtcgctgtacctactgtatgcacttttgtaagtcgctttggataaaagcgtctgctaaataaataaatgtaaatgtaaatgtaataaatttcctaaatgtaataaaaatgaagttATCTGGTAATTCGACATTtgatatatatttctatattttattacacaacGCATTAATATTGCGCATACAATCAGAGTTTGGAACAGGATTTTTAATTCCTTAAACAGGCAAAGGGTGGCGCTGTGTGCACAGGTACAGCGGGAGCGCGGCGCAGTAACACGCCGCACACGCTCTGTGAAGCTGAGCCGCGTTACCACTGGGGGGCGCAGTTGTCTCATTGAGTTAAAGTCAGTTTGCGCAGGTTTTTCCTGCCGGCTGCGTGACGCCACGACTCGCCATGTAAACAGCAGATTGTTTCTGCAGAATGTGACGGGCTGTAAGGTGTGTCGGACAtgcctctctcagacacactgatCATATCTCATgagttctgtctctgtttcactgtgtcGGGGATGGCTCATCCAACTATGAAAAAAAGCCAAACGTTTACTGTGTTGCTTTAAAATGGCTGCAGGAAGAGATGATTTCAGAACTTCAACACATAATCCGTTTATCGTTCTGAAAACTGTCAAACGCTTTACCTTCCGTCCATATTCACTATCATGTGAATTTGGGGGTGCAATATTGCCCAAAATGCCGTGTTCTAGTGTTGCGTTTCGGTGAGGGCCGAAGGGTTACCCACACATGACTCACCCCCTTACGTGCTTACGTGTCCATGCTGTAACTGTATTTGACGTATTTCGCGAGAAagactgtaacactgtaacattcCTGTTGTgagcagcggggggggggggggggggctccctTCAGCTGAGCGCTCTGTGGACATTCCTTATATATCAGATAGCCCAATATagcaattaatattttattgattcattcattgatttaaaactGCTAACACCGGTTATTTTAGTTAtatattttaagattaaaaaactGAGGTATGAAATAAATTCTaatatgttacattgtttttgCTGTAGCAGTGACAGCATTTGAATTTTATGAATAACACAGTTACAGCGGGCAACTTTAGATTTTCTGTATGGAAGGATCATCAGATGAGTAGGTTATCATTTAATGTGGgggggaaaaatacattttaatgcaactgTCTTTTCAGTTGCGCAATCATCTTGAGCAAGAACGAAAATATGCGGCCAGCGCGCGGTGCGATTCCGCGATAAACACGGGCCGCGGCGCGCGCTGATGACGTCAGCGGGACTTTCCGGGTAGCGCGAGGGCTGTCAGATGTAAAAGCGTTACGAtcagaagagaaagaggaagaaattaCAGCGAAAATAATGAAGGGAGAGAACGATTCATTCCTCTCCGACTGCCATAACCAATAAACGCTCCCTAATCCAGCGCGAAGAGACTGAAGCAGCGAGCAGAAGCGAATGTCAACAACGCGGCCCCTCCTCGGCATGAAGCGGATCCCCGAGCTGGCGTGCGCGGAGCCGCCGGGGAGCAGGCACCCTGCGGCCGCTGGCCAGCCGCAGCACGACGCGCTCACCGTGGACGAGTTCACGGTGCCCGAGGACAAGCAGGAGGAGCTCAGATGCGTCAAGCCGCGGGTGGAGCAGGTGTTCCAGGTGGCCTTCACCATCATCGGCCTGCTGGACCCCACCGCAGCCCACGGCAGCAAAGCGTCCCGGCAGATCTGGCTGAAGCTGAAAGGGAAGACAGGGGACGTCTCCAAGGCGAAGGTACCgtcatctctgtgtctgagcTCATCTCTGTGCGGGGCAGTGATCCGTTTGCGCCAGTGTGGTTTCAGCTGACGCCAGGAAGACCGCATCGGCTGAATGTGCCgtttaaaagtttaaatggCCAGCTGGTGTAGCGTTAGAGGAGCATGGTGTGCGCGGAGACCCCGCGGCACAGCGCTTATGCTTGAAAAGGGAGGTTTATTTGTCAAATCCCCCATGTTACCCACACGCTACAAGAGTTAATACCTAGTAAACGCCGTAAACAAAGAGCCAACTAGCGAGCTGTTATTTCCTCCTTAGTAAAGTGACAGTAACGCCAGCTCGGTGATCTGGCTGTCCGTTGGGAATATCCCGGAGTGACTGTGTAGTGTTGCGCTCCCAGGGCGCACTGCGCCGTGCTGCGCGTCTCAGGGCAGCGATCGGTCCGGGCTGCGACTCACTGCGACACAAGCTGATGATCGCACTCACAGGCCTGTAGCAAACGCTTATTGTGATGGTGTACCACGCTGGGTGTGCAGTATCTCAGTAATGTAACAGATAATGTtgggaagagaagagaaacgGGCCGAAACGACATGTTTGTGCCCACGTGGCCTCGGTGCTTGTTCCCCGGTCTCTGGGCTCCGGTACAGGGCTGACGGAGTCGCGCTGTCCTGGCGCGCACACCCTCCCCGCTGCGCGTAACGCGGCTGCTCGCCCCCGCCTTCAGCACCGCCGGGGTCAGGCGAGTTCACAGCGCCTGCCTGTCATTGCTCAAGTCAGCACGGAAACTGCTGTCACCGGTGCCAGTAAACTCAGAGCCCCCAGTCAGGCCGTTCTGAGCAGAAAAAACGGAAACCCCactctcacccccacccccagtcaCCGGTCCAGTCCCACGGCAGAttggctgtgttttgtttcctgCTTTTGGTATCTGTGTGAAATCATGAGCTAACTCACGCGCGGTGAGGGCGGCTGGAGATGCTGTCATTGGTGGTTTACAGTGATGTCAGAAGTCCCAGCCCGTTCTGATTCATCCCTGCTGGAGTGAAAGCACCTGATCTGTGCATCGCTGCATTTCTGAACCTTCAGCTGTTTTCAGACACGCTGCCACCTCTGGGCAGAACCCACCGGGTGTTTGTAGGTCACATCGCGGTCCATAAAACATCAGGTAGACTGTTGAGTGTTTAGTTGTAGGAGCCCTTTGCTGCCTGTTCACCTGTGGCATCTTTAGCTGCATGGGGCCGTAacgctgtgctgtgtggctggaGTTCGGCAGGGGCCCTCTCTCCCGCGCAGCGTCGCTCCTGTCGGGGGCGGAGGGGAaagcccccccaccctgcctctctGAACACAgcctctcacctgtgtgtaggtgtgtgggCGCGTTCGAGTGTTACAATAAAGATGAGGTGTATTCAGAGTTATTCAAAAGAGCGGTTGCATGTAAATGACTCTCAGGTGATTCACCCGCTGTCGGCCTGTACACGCTAACGCTCCCTGTTACCGACACGACAGGCAGGAAGGgatctcacccccccccacggGACAGCCTGACCGGCTTCCATGGCAGTATCACAGCCACCCTCATCCCTGTCCTGCTCTCTTGTTGTTGGATTCTGTATGATATTTAACACCATTGTGCACAATTGGCTGTTAATATGATGCACTCGTCTGTGGTGATACGGTACTGCAACCTGTAACAGCGTGGATCCTAACGCTCCGGCTTAAATGACGTTTTGCCTGAGGAGGGGCCTTGGGCGGGCCTGTAAAGGAGGGGCCTTTTGGCCGGGCGGAGTGCgctgatgctgtgtgtgagctgtgcgctgtgcgctgtgcgctgacgctgtgctctgtgtgtgcactgtgcgCTGACGCTGTGCGCTGacgctgtgtgtgagctgtgcgctgacgctgtgtgtgagctgtgcgctgacgctgtgtgtgagctgtgcgctgacgctgtgtgtgagctgtgcgctgacgctgtgtgtgagctgtgctctgacgctgtgtgtgagctgtgcgctgacgctgtgtgtgagctgtgcgCTGACGCTGTGCGCTGacgctgtgtgtgagctgtgcgCTGACGCTGTGCTGTCGTTGCAGGAGTACGTGAAGGGCCTGTGTGCCCCTGAGCTCCAGCAGGTGGAGCTCTACCCCACTGACATGCACTGCATCTTCGTGGGGGCGCGGGGgctgttcctggatcagctgCTGCGGGACACGAGCGCGGAGGTGGCGGTGCTGGAGCCGGGCCGGCTGCGGCTGCTGGGCGGGGCCGAGGCCGTCGTCATGGCGCAGAGCCGCGTGCAGCAGTTCGTGGCGCTGTTCCAGCAGAACCGCAGCCTGCCGGGCGACAGCGAGCCCGCCGTCAAGCGCGCCTTCAAGACCTTCGTGGAGGAGCGCGCCGACAAGTACAccatggagctgctgctgctgcccagcGCACtgaaggaggagctgctgaacCTGGCGCGCAACGCAGCGGCCCCGCCCACCAACGCCCCGCCCACCAACGCCGCCGCCGCCCCGCCCCCCGAGCAGGACCGCTCCCAGACCAGCACCCCCGTCACCGACCTCTCCAACCGCATCCTGGACACCTCATTTGAGGACAAGGCGGCGGGCGCGTCCCCGGAGGCGCTGGTGCTGAACGGCCGCCCCTCCCACAAGCGGCGCTCGTCGGAGAGCGAGGCCCGCGACACCAAGCGGCAGTTCTCTCTGGAGAGGCGGGACAGGGACCTGGAGGAGGAGTGCTGCTGCATCAGCAGCGACGGCCGGCAGGGGCCCCCTGCTGGCGAGGACGTGGTGGTGCTGGACAGCGAGCTGTCGGATGACGCGGACGGCGTGAGCCCCGAGACCAACTTCAAGTGCCTGGTGAACTTCTTCAGGACGATGGGCTACCAGCAGGACGTGGTGGAGCGCGTGGTGCGGGGCGCGGGGCAGAGGGACGACACCTTTCTGCTGCTGGAGCGAATCGTGGAGGAGAGCCAGCGAGCGCAGCGAGCGCAGGTGCTGCgcacccccagcccctcctgccagccccccgcctcctcctctcGGGCCAGAGAGTACCCCGAGGGCAAGGCCAAGGAGAACGTGCAGCCCGGCAGCAACGGCGTGGTGCAGTGCAGCggtgtccagcagagggcagcccTGAGGGGGAGCAGCAGCGCTCAGAGCGCACAAGACGTGATCACCATCGTGGACGACGGCGCCGAGGACGCGGCGGCCGACGGGAAGGGCCAGGCAGGAGGGAGGGCCAACTTCTCTGCCGTGGCCAAGATGGACTACCTGTCGCGGGGCAGCTCGCGGGCGGGGCCGGAGCGCGTGGAGACCCTCACGCCCCTGCGCAGCAGCACGCAGCGCCTCCCGCTGGCCGCCGAGCGCCCCGGCTGCTCCTACCAGACTGTGTCCCCCAGGGTGCCCTCGGTGACGCCGCCCCCGAGGGCCGCGCCCCTCACGGGCGTGTCCCGCTTCCAGCAGTCTCTGCGCACGCCCTACAGACTCACCCTGCAGAACGAGCCGGGCGAGCCGGGCCTCCGCCACATCATCATCGACGGGAGTAATGTGGCCATGATGTGAGTGCGCGCTCGCCCGACACGCCCAACACGCCTCTCACGCCCCGACACGCCCAACACGCCTCTCACGCCCCGACACGCCCAACACGCCTCTCACGCCCCGACACGCCCAACACGCCCCGACACGCCTCTCACGCCCCGACACGCCCAACACGCCTCTCACGCCCCGACACGCCCGACACGCCTCTCACGCCCCGACACGCCCAACACGCCTCTCACGCCCCGACACGCCCAACACGCCCCGACACGCCTCTCACGCCCCGACACGCCCAACACGCCTCTCACGCCCCGACACGCCCGACACGCCTCTCACGCCCCGACACGCCCAACACGCCTCTCACGCCCCGACACGCCCTGCTCGCCCGACACGCCTCTCACGCCCCGACACGCCTCTCACACACGCCTCTCACGCCCCGACACGCCCAACACGCCTCTCACGCCCCGACACGCCTCTCACGCCCCGACACGCCCTGCTCGCCCGACACGCCTCTCACGCCCCGACACGCCTCTCACGCCCCGACACGCCCCGCTCGCCCGACACGCCTCTCGCCCCGCTCCCCCGACACGCCCCGCTCGCCCAACATGCCCCGACACGCCTCTCACGCCCCGACACGCCTCTCACGCCCCGACACGCCTCTCACGCCCCGACACGCCCCGCTCGCCCGACACGCCTCTCACACCCCGACACGCCCAACACGCCTCTCACGCCCCGACACGCCTCTCACACCCCGACACGCCCAACACGCCTCTCACGCCCCGACACGCCTCTCACGCCCCGACACGCCTCTCACGCCCCGACACGCCTCTCACGACCCCGACACGCCCAACACGCCTCTCACGCCCCGACACGCCTCTCACGACCCCGACACGCCCCGCTCGCCCGACACAGCGTGGCAGTCCGGTACTGGCACACACTAAAGCTCAGGTCAGGGATGAGCAGTCAGGTTCAGCTGTTTGTCAGTTAAATGAtactctgtcctctcctctcagaaCGAATAATGGGCTGATTCATTTCCTCTTGTGAGTGAATGCAGTTTGACAGAGTGCTGGGAGGCAAGCAGATGGATGTGTTTGGTATCATACtggttggctgtgtgtttgtgtttgtgtttgtatgtgacaGCGTTTAGctatgtatttgtgtgagacggcatttagctgtgtgtgagtatgagacggtgtttagctgtgtgtgtatgagacggtgtttagctgtgtgtgtatgagacggcgtttagctgtgtgtttgtatgagacggtgtttagctgtgtgtgtatgagacggtgtttagctgtgtgtgtatgagacggtgtttagctgtgtgtgtatgagacggtgtttagctgtgtgtgtatgagacggcgtttagctgtgtgtttgtatgagacggtgtttagctgtgtgtgtatgagacggtgtttagctgtgtgtgagtatgagacgatgtttagctgtgtgtgagtatgagacgatgtttagctgtgtgtgtatgagacggtgtttagctgtgtgtgtttatgagacagcgtttagctgtgtgtgagtatgagacagcgtttggctgtgtgtgtatgagacagtgtttggctgtgtgtgtatgagacggtgtttagctgtgtgtgagtatgagacggcgtttggctgtgtgtgagtatgagacagcgtttggctgtgtgtgagtatgaaacagcgtttggctgtgtgtgagtctgaaacagcgtttggctgtgtgtgagtatgaaaCAGcgtttagctgtgtgtgtatgagacagtgtttggctgtgtgtgtatgagacagtgtttggctgtgtgtgagtatgagacggcgtttggctgtgtgtgagtatgagacggcgtttggctgtgtgtgtatgagacagtgtttggctgtgtgtgtatgagacggtgtttagctgtgtgtgtgtatgagacagcgtttggctgtgtgtttgtgagacagtgtttagctgtgtgtgagtatgagacggcgtttagctgtgtgtgtgtatgagacagcgtttggctgtgtgtgtgtatgagacagcgtttagctgtgtgtgagtatgagacggtgtttggctgtgtgtgagtatgagacggcgtttggctgtgtgtgagtatgagacagcgtttggctgtgtgtgtgtatgagacagcgtttggctgtgtgtatgagacggcgtttagctgtgtgtgagtatgagacggtgtttggctgtgtgtgagtatgagacggcgtttggctgtgtgtgagtatgagacagcgtttggctgtgtgtgtgtatgagacagcgtttggctgtgtgtatgagacggcgtttagctgtgtgtgagtatgagacggcgtttggctgtgtgtttgtgagacagtgtttagctgtgtgtgagtatgagacgccgtttggctgtgtgtgagtatgagacgccgtttggctgtgtgtgagtatgagacggcgtttggctgtgtgtgagtatgagacggcgtttagctgtgtgtgtgtatgagacagcgtttggctgtgtgtgtgtatgagacagcgtttagctgtgtgtgagtatgagacggcgtttggctgtgtgtatgaggcggtgtttggctgtgtgtatgaggcggcgtttggctgtgtgtgagtatgagacggcgtttggctgtgtgtatgaggcggtgtttggctgtgtgtatgaggcggcgtttggctgtgtgtgtgtatgagacggcgtttggctgtgtgtgtgtatgagacagcgtttggctgtgtgtttgtgagacagtgtttagctgtgtgtgagtatgagacgccgtttggctgtgtgtgagtatgagacgccgtttggctgtgtgtgagtatgagacggcgtttggctgtgtgtgagtatgagacagcgtttggctgtgtgtgagtatgagacggcgtttggctgtgtgtgagtatgagacagcgtttggctgtgtgtgtgtatgagacagcgtttggctgtgtgtatgagacggcgtttagctgtgtgtgagtatgagacggcgtttggctgtgtgtttgtgagacagtgtttagctgtgtgtgagtatgagacgccgtttggctgtgtgtgagtatgagacggcgtttggctgtgtgtgagtatgagacggcgtttggctgtgtgtgagtatgagacggcgtttggctgtgtgtgagtatgagacggtgtttggctgtgtgagtatgagacggcgtttggctgtgtgtgtgtatgagacggcgtttggctgtgtgtatgagacagcgtttggctgtgtgtgagtatgagacggcgtttggctgtgtgtgagtatgagacggcgtttggctgtgtgtgagtatgagacggcgtttggctgtgtgtgagtatgagacggcgtttggctgtgtgtgagtatgagacggcgtttggctgtgtgagtatgagacggcgtttggctgtgtgtgtgtatgagacggcgtttggctgtgtgtatgaggcggcgtttggctgtgtgtgagtatgagacggcgtttggctgtgtgtgagtatgagacggcgtttggctgtgtgtgagtatgagacagtgtttggctgtgtgtttgtgagacggcgtttggctgtgtgtgagtatgagacggcgtttggctgtgtgtgtgagtatgagacggcgtttggctgtgtgtgagtatgagacggcgtttggctgtgtgtgtgagtatgagacggcgtttggctgtgtgtgagtatgagacggcgtttggctgtgtgtgagtatgagacggcgtttggctgtgtgtgtgagtatgagacggcgtttggctgtgtgtgagtatgagacggcgtttggctgtgtgtttgtgagacggcgtttggctgtgtgtgtgtgagacggcgtttggctgtgtgtgtgagacggcgtttggctgtgtgagtatgagacggcgtttggctgtgtgtttgtgagacggcgtttggctgtgtgtgtgtgagacggcgtttggctgtgtgtataACAGGTGTAGGTATGAGTATATGGAGGCAGCAGTCAATTCTGCTGACATGCATCTTCAGAAGGAgcagggtctgtgtgtgtgtgtgtgtgtgtgtgtgtgtgtgtgtgtgtgtgtgtgtgtgtgaggtgtgtaggtgtgtaggtttgtgtgactgtgacagGTGTATATGTCAGCACATCTACGCAGAGCAATGCCAGTCAATCATG
This region includes:
- the n4bp1 gene encoding NEDD4-binding protein 1, coding for MSTTRPLLGMKRIPELACAEPPGSRHPAAAGQPQHDALTVDEFTVPEDKQEELRCVKPRVEQVFQVAFTIIGLLDPTAAHGSKASRQIWLKLKGKTGDVSKAKEYVKGLCAPELQQVELYPTDMHCIFVGARGLFLDQLLRDTSAEVAVLEPGRLRLLGGAEAVVMAQSRVQQFVALFQQNRSLPGDSEPAVKRAFKTFVEERADKYTMELLLLPSALKEELLNLARNAAAPPTNAPPTNAAAAPPPEQDRSQTSTPVTDLSNRILDTSFEDKAAGASPEALVLNGRPSHKRRSSESEARDTKRQFSLERRDRDLEEECCCISSDGRQGPPAGEDVVVLDSELSDDADGVSPETNFKCLVNFFRTMGYQQDVVERVVRGAGQRDDTFLLLERIVEESQRAQRAQVLRTPSPSCQPPASSSRAREYPEGKAKENVQPGSNGVVQCSGVQQRAALRGSSSAQSAQDVITIVDDGAEDAAADGKGQAGGRANFSAVAKMDYLSRGSSRAGPERVETLTPLRSSTQRLPLAAERPGCSYQTVSPRVPSVTPPPRAAPLTGVSRFQQSLRTPYRLTLQNEPGEPGLRHIIIDGSNVAMMHGLHRFFSCRGIAIAVETFWKRGHREITVFVPQWRQKRDPNITEQHFLTQLEDLRLLSFTPSREVCGQRISSHDDRFLLHLAEKTDGVIVTNDNMREFVDTSEAWRQIIKERLLQFTFVEDHFLIPDDPLGKHGPQLDEFLRKDFRCTPVPTPARSELRATPPIYVQALQSAPRPSLAPQTRPPSRWPHTGPPGWHPPRPSPSPPPQRSPAETEDLKKKLYDIFPDQKPRIDRILSDNPYMRDLNALSGLLLG